In Winkia neuii, a genomic segment contains:
- a CDS encoding DUF6308 family protein — MGNFNEFLIEIIDGDAAAWDKATQILSRKLAPTSFSGAFFLLRQAGHPDRVTVADIYALEAAGHPLNKSQIEAVFADEDGSIAAALSALAPTAQLANMPQEALAAQGEVVAVVNALTQTADLRPSQARALAARLRPEVIPALTKGMRKALDLEGELPEQVAQIRDLVTDANLRHQFHYLRLAAQVPSELGDLVVLQVLAEEIWAENKIAQAAQKAAKKAEKAAKEALAKGEERARSLLSEQEKQRQKAAEKANKEKKKRAKAARRKELKAQEEAAFQAERKRLEKELASSPFSNISKL; from the coding sequence ATGGGTAACTTCAACGAATTCCTGATCGAAATCATCGACGGCGACGCTGCCGCATGGGACAAGGCGACCCAAATTTTGAGCCGCAAGCTCGCTCCCACTTCCTTTTCCGGCGCGTTCTTCCTGCTGCGCCAGGCTGGCCACCCGGATCGAGTCACCGTCGCCGATATATATGCTCTAGAGGCCGCTGGGCATCCACTGAACAAATCCCAGATTGAAGCCGTTTTTGCCGATGAAGACGGAAGTATAGCCGCGGCACTAAGCGCTTTGGCTCCGACTGCACAGTTGGCCAATATGCCACAAGAGGCCCTGGCTGCCCAAGGTGAAGTAGTGGCGGTAGTAAATGCCCTCACCCAGACTGCGGACCTGCGCCCCAGCCAGGCTCGTGCCCTGGCTGCCAGATTGCGCCCCGAAGTGATCCCCGCCCTCACTAAAGGGATGCGGAAGGCACTGGACTTAGAAGGCGAGCTTCCCGAACAAGTAGCCCAAATCCGAGACCTGGTAACAGACGCCAACTTGCGTCATCAGTTCCACTATCTGCGTCTTGCCGCGCAGGTCCCCTCGGAATTAGGAGACCTGGTGGTTTTGCAGGTGCTTGCCGAAGAAATCTGGGCAGAGAACAAAATTGCCCAGGCCGCTCAGAAGGCTGCTAAGAAAGCCGAGAAGGCCGCGAAGGAGGCTTTAGCTAAAGGCGAAGAACGCGCCCGCTCACTACTAAGTGAACAGGAAAAGCAACGGCAAAAAGCTGCAGAGAAGGCTAATAAAGAGAAGAAGAAACGCGCCAAAGCTGCTAGGCGCAAAGAACTCAAGGCACAAGAGGAAGCCGCATTCCAGGCAGAACGCAAGCGGCTAGAAAAAGAGCTGGCGTCTTCTCCGTTCTCGAATATCTCTAAGCTGTGA
- a CDS encoding M13 family metallopeptidase: protein MSAKLIAGVIEPEAQDKSVRPQDDFYRHANGAWIDEHVIPSDQAADGEFHQLRQNALRQCRELIESCGDSDEERKISILYRAYTDLDAIEKAGTQPLQEHLRLIEQTQRADFETLLGKLGREGLCGWLDVFVDASPDDPETNMLKVYQGGLGLPEKAYYEDESYEEVRGQYRDYIAQIFTLAGFSEEADRAQSVFNFERALAKAHWPIAECRDVAKTHNLLPASQLKELAPDFDWDQWWEASGIAPTTLHVYQPSFIEGAGKVWAQATDEQIRDWLRFHVISAQASQLPEAFRKARFDFYGRKLSGQEEMPPRWKSAVSFVDSAVGFALGKLYVAKHFPPESKKLIDELVEDLLAAYKEAISTLDWMGPLTRERALEKLSLFTPKIAYPDKWRDYSKLELSETDSLPQLSQKVAEFYFNREVGKIGKPVDHSEWYMTPQTVNAYYSPSSNEIAFPAAILQAPFFAPDVDAAVNYGAIGAVIGHEIGHGFDDQGARYDGHGALHNWWSKQDEAAFNARTSSLIDQYSQYSPAALDDKFKVDGRLTIGENIGDLGGLGIALRAYKKHLEKESLTLQDAPTIDGLSALERFFYSWARIWRSKKHNELAIQLLATDPHSPDEFRCNGVLQNLDEFADCFHVQPGDGMWRDPADRIRIWS from the coding sequence ATGAGTGCAAAGTTAATTGCTGGAGTAATAGAGCCGGAAGCCCAAGATAAGTCCGTTCGCCCTCAGGATGACTTCTACAGGCATGCGAACGGCGCTTGGATAGACGAGCACGTAATTCCCTCAGATCAGGCTGCCGACGGCGAGTTTCACCAGCTTCGGCAGAACGCGTTGAGGCAGTGCCGGGAATTGATCGAATCGTGCGGAGATTCTGACGAGGAACGCAAGATTTCGATCCTCTACCGCGCCTACACCGATCTTGACGCAATCGAAAAAGCAGGCACACAACCTTTGCAGGAGCATCTACGCCTGATTGAGCAAACTCAACGAGCAGACTTTGAAACCTTGCTGGGAAAGCTCGGCCGCGAAGGCCTGTGTGGTTGGCTCGATGTGTTTGTCGACGCCAGCCCCGATGATCCCGAGACGAATATGTTGAAGGTATACCAGGGCGGCCTCGGCCTCCCCGAGAAGGCCTACTACGAGGACGAGTCCTACGAAGAGGTGCGCGGACAGTACCGCGACTATATTGCCCAAATTTTCACCTTGGCAGGTTTTTCCGAGGAGGCAGACAGGGCTCAGTCCGTATTCAATTTTGAGCGCGCCCTTGCGAAGGCCCACTGGCCAATCGCCGAGTGCAGAGACGTGGCAAAGACACACAATCTTTTGCCTGCCTCCCAGCTGAAGGAGCTTGCTCCTGATTTCGATTGGGATCAATGGTGGGAAGCCTCTGGGATAGCCCCCACTACTCTGCACGTATACCAGCCATCCTTCATTGAGGGCGCAGGCAAGGTGTGGGCGCAGGCTACGGATGAGCAAATCCGCGATTGGCTGCGCTTCCATGTGATCTCTGCGCAGGCCTCCCAGCTTCCGGAGGCTTTCAGGAAAGCCCGCTTTGATTTCTATGGGCGCAAGCTGTCCGGGCAAGAAGAGATGCCACCACGGTGGAAGTCAGCAGTAAGTTTCGTCGATTCCGCGGTGGGTTTTGCCCTGGGCAAGCTCTACGTGGCGAAGCACTTCCCGCCAGAGTCCAAGAAGCTGATCGACGAGCTAGTTGAAGACCTGCTGGCCGCGTACAAGGAAGCGATCTCGACTCTCGACTGGATGGGCCCGCTAACCCGCGAGCGCGCGCTCGAGAAACTGTCGTTGTTTACCCCGAAGATTGCCTACCCGGATAAGTGGCGCGACTATTCTAAGTTGGAGCTGTCCGAGACCGATTCACTTCCGCAGCTATCGCAGAAGGTGGCGGAGTTCTATTTCAACCGCGAGGTCGGAAAGATTGGCAAACCGGTAGACCACTCTGAGTGGTACATGACTCCGCAGACTGTGAATGCTTACTACAGTCCTTCTTCTAACGAGATTGCTTTCCCGGCAGCAATTTTGCAGGCACCTTTCTTTGCTCCTGACGTCGATGCGGCTGTTAATTATGGTGCGATTGGTGCTGTTATTGGTCACGAGATCGGGCACGGCTTCGATGATCAGGGCGCCAGGTACGACGGGCACGGGGCTTTGCATAATTGGTGGAGTAAGCAGGACGAGGCGGCTTTTAATGCCCGCACCTCATCGCTGATTGACCAGTATTCGCAATACAGCCCTGCCGCGCTCGACGACAAATTCAAAGTGGATGGGCGCCTTACAATTGGCGAAAATATTGGCGATCTAGGTGGCCTTGGAATAGCTCTTAGGGCGTACAAAAAGCACTTGGAAAAGGAGTCCCTGACTTTGCAGGATGCCCCAACTATTGATGGGCTTTCCGCATTGGAACGCTTTTTCTATTCTTGGGCTCGTATTTGGCGGTCGAAGAAACATAATGAGCTAGCTATTCAACTTTTAGCGACCGATCCGCATTCCCCGGATGAATTTAGGTGCAATGGCGTTCTGCAGAATCTTGATGAGTTCGCAGATTGCTTCCATGTTCAGCCCGGAGATGGAATGTGGCGTGATCCTGCAGATCGTATCAGGATTTGGTCTTAA